One Platichthys flesus chromosome 14, fPlaFle2.1, whole genome shotgun sequence genomic region harbors:
- the LOC133968219 gene encoding alpha-amylase: MKWFILVALFGLGLAQHNPHTKHGRTAMVHLFEWRWADIAAECERYLGPNGFGGVQISPPNEHIVLGSPWRPWWQRYQPISYNLCSRSGSENELRDMITRCNNVGVNIYVDAVVNHMCGAGGGEGTHSSCGSWFSAGRKEFPSVPFSNPDFNDHKCRTGSGNIENYGDSNQVRDCRLVGLLDLALEKDYVRGKVAGFMNKLIDMGVAGFRVDACKHMWPGDLAAVYGRLHNLNTKWFNGGSRPFIFQEVIDLGGEPITSREYSHLGRVTEFKYGARLGGIFRKWNGDKLSYTRNWGEGWGFMPDGNAFVFVDNHDNQRGHGAGGASIVTFWDPKLYKMAVAYMLAHPYGVTRLMSSYRWNRNIVNGKDQNDWMGPPSHGDGSTKSVPINADQTCGDGWVCEHRWRQIKNMVKFRNVVNGQPHSNWWDNKSNQVAFGRGNRGFIVFNNDDWNLDVTLNTGMPGGTYCDIISGQKEGNRCTGKQINVGGDSRAHFKISNRDEDPYVAIHAESKL, encoded by the exons ATGAAGTGGTTCATTCTGGTGGCCCTGTTCGGGCTCGGCCTCGCCCAACACAACCCGCACACCAAGCATGGCAGGACGGCCATGGTGCACCTGTTCGAGTGGCGCTGGGCCGACATCGCCGCAGAGTGCGAGCGCTACCTGGGTCCCAACGGCTTCGGTGGAGTTCAG ATCTCTCCTCCGAACGAGCACATCGTGCTGGGCAGCCCCTGGAGGCCCTGGTGGCAGAGGTACCAGCCAATCAGCTACAACCTGTGCTCCCGATCTGGCAGCGAGAACGAGCTGAGAGACATGATCACCAGATGCAACAACGTCGGG gtcAACATCTACGTGGACGCTGTCGTCAACCACATGTGTGGAGCCGGTGGCGGAGAGGGAACACACTCGTCATGTGGAAGCTGGTTCAGCGCCGGCAGGAAGGAGTTCCCCAGTGTCCCCTTCTCCAATCCGGACTTCAACGACCACAAATGCAGGACCGGCAGTGGAAACATTGAGAACTATGGTGACTCCAATCAG GTGCGTGACTGTCGCCTGGTGGGTCTGCTGGACCTCGCCCTGGAGAAGGATTACGTCCGGGGGAAGGTGGCCGGCTTCATGAACAAGCTGATCGACATGGGCGTGGCTGGATTCCGAGTGGACGCCTGCAAGCACATGTGGCCCGGCGACCTGGCTGCCGTCTACGGCCGTCTGCACAACCTCAACACCAAGTGGTTCAACGGGGGCTCCAGACCATTCATCTTCCAGGAG GTTATTGATCTGGGAGGTGAGCCCATCACATCCAGGGAGTACTCCCATCTGGGAAGAGTGACCGAGTTCAAATATGGAGCCAGACTGGGAGGAATCTTCAGAAAGTGGAACGGCGATAAGTTGTCTTACACCAg GAACTGGGGAGAGGGTTGGGGTTTCATGCCCGACGGCAATGCTTTCGTCTTCGTCGACAACCACGACAACCAGAGGGGCCACGGTGCCGGTGGTGCTTCCATTGTCACCTTCTGGGACCCCAAGCTCTACAAGATGGCCGTTGCCTACATGCTGGCTCATCCGTACGGAGTGACCAGGCTGATGTCTAGCTACCGCTGGAACCGAAATATTGTGAACGGAAAG GATCAGAATGACTGGATGGGACCTCCCAGCCACGGTGATGGATCCACCAAGTCAGTTCCCATCAACGCTGATCAGACCTGTGGAGACGGATGGGTGTGTGAGCACAGATGGCGTCAGATCAA GAACATGGTGAAGTTCCGTAACGTTGTGAACGGACAACCTCACTCCAACTGGTGGGACAACAAGAGCAACCAGGTCGCCTTCGGACGCGGAAACCGTGGTTTCATCGTCTTTAACAATGACGACTG GAATCTGGATGTGACCCTGAACACCGGCATGCCCGGTGGCACCTACTGTGACATCATTTCCGGCCAGAAGGAAGGAAACAGGTGCACAGGGAAGCAGATCAATGTTGGAGGCGACAGCCGCGCTCACTTCAAGATCAGCAACAGAGACGAGGACCCTTACGTTGCCATCCACGCTGAATCCAAGCTGTAA
- the LOC133968218 gene encoding alpha-amylase-like has protein sequence MKWFILVALFGLGLAQHNPHTKKGRTAIVHLFEWRWADIAAECERFLGPNGFGGVQISPPNEHIILDSPWRPWWMRYQPVSYNLCSRSGSEDELRDMITRCNNVGVNIYVDAVINHMCGAGGGEGTHSSCGSWFDAGKKEFPSVPFSNWDFNDNKCKTGSGDIENYGDAYQVRDCRLVSLLDLALEKDYVRGKVTDFLNDLIDMGVAGFRVDACKHMWPGDLAVVYGGLHDLNTKWFSGGSRPFIFQEVIDLGGESITTREYVNLGRVTEFKYGAKLGTVFRKWNGEKLCYTRNWGEGWGFMSDGNAVVFVDNHDNQRGHGAGGAAIVTFWDPRPHKMAVAYMLAHPYGVTRVMSSFRWNRHIVNGKDQNDWMGPPSHSDGSTKSVPINPDQTCGDGWVCEHRWRQITNMVKFRNVVDGEPHSNWWDNQSNQVAFGRGNRGFIVFNNDDWDLDETLTTGLPGGTYCDVISGQKEGSGCTGKQIQVGGDGRAHFKISSRDEDPFVAIHAESKL, from the exons ATGAAGTGGTTCATTCTGGTGGCCCTGTTCGGGCTCGGCCTCGCCCAACACAACCCGCACACCAAGAAGGGCAGGACGGCCATCGTGCACCTGTTCGAGTGGCGCTGGGCCGACATCGCCGCGGAGTGCGAACGCTTCCTGGGTCCCAATGGCTTCGGTGgagttcag ATCTCCCCCCCGAACGAGCACATCATACTGGACAGCCCCTGGAGGCCCTGGTGGATGAGGTACCAGCCAGTCAGCTACAACCTGTGCTCCCGATCCGGCAGCGAGGACGAGCTGAGAGACATGATCACCAGATGCAACAACGTCGGG GTCAACATCTACGTGGACGCGGTCATCAACCACATGTGTGGAGCCGGCGGTGGAGAGGGAACGCACTCCTCATGTGGAAGCTGGTTCGACGCCGGCAAGAAGGAGTTTCCCAGCGTCCCCTTCTCCAACTGGGACTTCAACGACAACAAATGCAAGACCGGCAGTGGGGACATTGAGAACTACGGGGATGCTTATCAG GTGCGTGACTGTCGTCTGGTCAGCCTGCTGGACCTCGCCCTGGAGAAGGATTACGTCCGGGGGAAGGTGACCGACTTCCTGAACGACCTGATCGACATGGGCGTGGCTGGATTCCGAGTGGACGCCTGCAAGCACATGTGGCCCGGCGACCTGGCTGTCGTCTACGGGGGTCTGCACGACCTCAACACCAAGTGGTTCTCTGGGGGCTCCAGACCCTTCATCTTCCAGGAG GTTATTGATCTGGGAGGTGAGTCCATCACAACTCGTGAGTACGTCAATCTGGGAAGAGTGACCGAGTTCAAATATGGAGCCAAACTGGGAACTGTCTTCAGAAAATGGAACGGCGAGAAGCTGTGCTACACCAG GAACTGGGGAGAGGGTTGGGGTTTCATGTCCGATGGAAACGCTGTCGTCTTCGTCGACAACCACGACAACCAGAGGGGCCACGGTGCCGGGGGCGCTGCCATCGTCACCTTCTGGGACCCCAGGCCACACAAGATGGCCGTCGCCTACATGCTGGCTCATCCTTACGGAGTGACCAGGGTGATGTCGAGCTTCCGCTGGAACCGACACATTGTGAACGGAAAG GATCAGAATGACTGGATGGGACCTCCCAGTCACAGTGATGGATCCACCAAGTCGGTTCCCATCAACCCCGATCAGACCTGTGGAGACGGATGGGTGTGTGAGCACAGATGGCGTCAGATCAC CAACATGGTGAAGTTCCGTAACGTGGTCGACGGAGAGCCTCACTCCAACTGGTGGGACAACCAGAGCAACCAGGTCGCCTTCGGACGTGGGAATCGTGGTTTCATCGTCTTTAACAATGACGACTG GGACCTGGATGAGACCCTGACCACCGGCTTGCCCGGGGGAACCTACTGTGATGTCATTTCCGGCCAGAAGGAAGGAAGCGGGTGCACGGGGAAGCAGATCCAGGTCGGAGGAGACGGCCGCGCTCACTTCAAGATCAGCAGCAGAGACGAGGACCCTTTTGTTGCTATTCATGCAGAGTCGAAGCTGTGA